From the Candidatus Bathyarchaeota archaeon genome, one window contains:
- a CDS encoding thiamine pyrophosphate-dependent enzyme, whose protein sequence is MSTQEEWKFTAKDIAQKPDLFTAGHRACAGCGPAAVLRMIMKATRGPTIVTEATGCMEVVSSIYPYTSWAVPWLHTAFETSAANASGIEAALRMQKKKGKLQEHVDVIAFAGDGGTYDIGFQALSGAMERGHDFLFVLYDNEAYMNTGIQRSGGTPMGAATTTTPAGSVMPGKLQNKKPITDIMVSHGIEYVATAAPFYWKDLMTKVRKGLEVEGPAFLHVFAPCPRGWRTASNKSIEYSKLAVETCLFPLWEATNGQYQLSTPSKMYALAPQTKKPVTDYLKGQGRYRHLFKPQNQNVLDNIQQWTDNRWQQLLQKTGDTPKA, encoded by the coding sequence ATGTCTACTCAAGAAGAATGGAAATTTACTGCAAAAGACATCGCCCAAAAACCTGACCTGTTCACTGCAGGACACCGCGCCTGTGCAGGCTGTGGACCCGCCGCGGTTTTGCGCATGATCATGAAAGCCACCCGCGGACCAACCATCGTGACTGAGGCGACGGGCTGCATGGAAGTGGTCTCGTCGATTTATCCGTATACGTCTTGGGCTGTTCCATGGCTGCACACTGCCTTTGAAACTTCTGCGGCGAACGCTTCAGGTATAGAAGCTGCTTTGAGGATGCAAAAGAAAAAGGGCAAGCTCCAAGAACACGTTGACGTTATCGCGTTTGCAGGTGATGGCGGAACCTACGACATCGGCTTCCAAGCGCTTTCAGGTGCTATGGAACGCGGACACGACTTCCTCTTCGTACTCTACGACAACGAAGCATACATGAACACAGGCATCCAACGCAGCGGAGGCACCCCCATGGGCGCAGCAACCACCACCACCCCCGCAGGCTCAGTCATGCCCGGCAAACTCCAAAACAAAAAACCCATAACCGACATCATGGTCTCCCACGGCATCGAATACGTAGCAACCGCCGCACCCTTCTACTGGAAAGACCTCATGACCAAAGTCCGCAAAGGCCTAGAAGTCGAAGGACCCGCCTTCCTACACGTCTTTGCCCCCTGCCCCCGAGGCTGGAGAACCGCATCCAACAAATCCATCGAATACTCAAAACTCGCAGTCGAAACCTGCCTATTCCCCCTCTGGGAAGCAACCAACGGACAATACCAACTCTCCACCCCAAGCAAAATGTACGCCCTCGCACCCCAAACCAAAAAACCCGTCACCGACTACCTCAAAGGACAAGGACGCTACCGACACCTCTTCAAACCCCAAAACCAAAACGTACTCGACAACATCCAACAATGGACCGACAACCGCTGGCAACAACTACTACAAAAAACAGGCGACACCCCCAAAGCCTAA
- a CDS encoding B12-binding domain-containing radical SAM protein yields MSNYHKNEFVGFGTCAPPNFLPEWIYSYLFFPHIKTRKGTPQEAPYGLRKIEAQLLKENFDVTTVSPTHLKQFLDTADVLGIHTMDPFGLGPASSTLSALFKKESYLAVHFKRLLSQPEIVKAKKRGLKILVGGPGAWQFKYRPDFAKKYGIDCIMEGEAENVLGRLFESAVKGEFLPEYTTVNPTDVPKLDDIPDITKPSVNGLVEIGRGCCRGCEFCNVTLRPLRWYPYDKIMREIDVNIEKGKNKVCCLHGEDVMLYGSTNVTPDEKKLVKLHEMVMAKIDSISWSHCSLAAVASNPKLFAQLSEIILTKQDWWGAEIGIETGSAELAQKIMPAKAYPFKPSEWHEVVKQGMGLMHDNNLVPAGTVIVGLPEETEDDLLKTMDMIDDLKNCRSLIVPLFFVPLGKLKSKDWFKNTELNNLHKQLLIQCAEHDFHWVGNLMDITFSGKWYSPALKSGYKVFTWIAKRKAREQETKAIPA; encoded by the coding sequence ATGAGCAATTACCACAAAAACGAATTCGTAGGCTTTGGAACCTGCGCACCCCCAAACTTCCTGCCCGAATGGATATACAGCTACCTGTTTTTCCCCCACATAAAAACCCGAAAAGGCACCCCCCAAGAAGCCCCCTATGGTTTACGAAAAATCGAAGCCCAACTGCTAAAAGAAAACTTTGATGTCACCACCGTAAGCCCCACTCACCTTAAACAATTCTTAGACACCGCCGACGTACTAGGCATACATACCATGGACCCGTTTGGACTAGGTCCCGCCTCAAGCACCCTTTCTGCCCTGTTCAAAAAAGAATCCTACCTAGCAGTGCATTTCAAGCGGTTGTTGAGCCAACCAGAAATCGTCAAAGCAAAAAAACGCGGACTAAAAATCCTTGTCGGAGGTCCAGGTGCGTGGCAGTTCAAATATAGACCGGACTTCGCCAAAAAATACGGCATCGACTGCATCATGGAAGGTGAAGCAGAAAACGTTCTTGGGCGCCTGTTTGAATCAGCCGTTAAAGGCGAATTCCTACCCGAATACACCACGGTCAACCCCACCGACGTACCTAAACTTGATGATATTCCAGATATTACAAAACCCTCCGTCAACGGCTTAGTAGAAATCGGCAGAGGCTGCTGTCGGGGATGCGAATTCTGCAACGTCACATTGCGCCCGCTACGATGGTACCCCTACGACAAAATCATGAGGGAAATAGACGTCAACATAGAGAAGGGCAAAAACAAGGTCTGCTGTTTGCATGGCGAGGATGTTATGCTTTACGGCAGCACCAACGTCACTCCCGACGAGAAAAAACTCGTCAAGCTACACGAGATGGTTATGGCAAAAATCGACAGCATCTCATGGAGTCACTGTTCGCTTGCGGCGGTTGCTTCAAACCCCAAACTGTTCGCTCAGTTAAGCGAGATTATACTAACGAAGCAGGATTGGTGGGGCGCAGAAATCGGCATCGAAACAGGCTCAGCCGAGTTGGCACAAAAGATTATGCCGGCTAAAGCGTACCCGTTCAAACCCTCAGAGTGGCATGAAGTGGTTAAGCAGGGCATGGGGTTGATGCATGATAACAATTTGGTTCCCGCCGGCACAGTCATCGTCGGCTTACCCGAAGAAACCGAAGACGACCTGCTCAAAACCATGGACATGATAGACGACCTCAAAAACTGCCGCAGCCTCATAGTCCCCCTATTCTTCGTCCCCTTAGGCAAACTCAAAAGCAAAGACTGGTTCAAAAACACCGAACTAAACAACCTACACAAACAACTCCTCATCCAATGCGCCGAACACGACTTCCACTGGGTCGGCAACCTCATGGACATAACCTTCTCAGGAAAATGGTACAGCCCCGCACTCAAAAGCGGCTACAAAGTCTTCACATGGATAGCCAAACGCAAAGCCAGAGAACAAGAAACCAAAGCCATACCCGCATAA
- the prf1 gene encoding peptide chain release factor aRF-1 gives MATTDSVKQHKLRKLIAWLADKEGKDKDFISLYIPPEATIDKIIATIKKENTSIDEKSERIEGQLQKNLKKLIQRLKQEKEIPANGLVVFAGTFPTNNPVLTFEEIVPPEPLAMYLCVVDNHFQLEPLRAMLRDQKVVGLIALDAKEACFGILIGEHFKLLKTITSGIPGKSGKGGQSQRRYERERNMELTNFFHRIAEHATKLFLENYKVTVLLIGGPGLTKTDFLKGTYLHYELKNMLLDTVDTQSAGPDGVKEMLRKSFDVLKGMCAPEEKRTVQRLMEELAKQYGLVTYGLDSVLEALREGQAEVAIVTDNTGMIENVVLCKRCGLSKAKILDKRNAPAISEMILSPCERCGAVDYAVEEKDIVDVLEDAATQTDAIVEVISTMSEEKSKLASLGGFAAFLRYRHG, from the coding sequence ATGGCAACAACAGATTCCGTTAAACAGCACAAATTAAGAAAGCTCATAGCCTGGTTAGCAGACAAAGAAGGCAAAGACAAAGACTTCATTTCACTCTACATACCTCCAGAGGCAACAATAGACAAGATAATCGCAACCATAAAAAAAGAAAACACCTCTATCGATGAGAAATCGGAGCGAATCGAAGGTCAGCTCCAAAAAAACCTCAAAAAACTAATCCAACGTCTAAAACAAGAAAAAGAAATTCCCGCGAATGGCCTTGTAGTATTCGCCGGAACTTTTCCCACAAACAACCCTGTCTTGACCTTTGAGGAAATTGTTCCACCCGAACCCCTTGCTATGTATCTATGCGTGGTTGATAATCATTTCCAGCTTGAACCACTTAGGGCAATGCTCCGAGACCAAAAAGTCGTGGGGCTTATCGCGTTGGATGCAAAAGAAGCCTGCTTTGGTATACTCATCGGAGAACATTTTAAACTACTAAAGACCATAACATCAGGAATTCCGGGCAAGTCGGGAAAAGGCGGGCAAAGCCAAAGGCGTTACGAAAGAGAACGCAACATGGAGCTCACAAACTTTTTCCACAGAATCGCGGAACACGCAACAAAACTGTTTCTGGAGAATTACAAAGTCACGGTGTTGCTGATTGGGGGACCTGGATTAACCAAAACCGATTTTCTGAAGGGAACTTACCTGCACTATGAGTTGAAGAACATGCTTTTAGACACAGTTGATACACAATCTGCAGGTCCAGACGGTGTAAAAGAAATGCTGCGCAAATCATTCGACGTACTTAAAGGCATGTGCGCCCCTGAAGAGAAACGAACCGTGCAACGCCTTATGGAAGAACTGGCAAAACAATATGGGTTGGTCACGTATGGGCTGGATTCGGTGTTGGAAGCACTTAGGGAAGGCCAAGCTGAAGTTGCCATAGTAACCGACAACACGGGCATGATTGAAAACGTTGTATTGTGTAAACGATGCGGATTATCAAAGGCTAAGATTCTAGACAAGAGAAATGCACCAGCTATTAGCGAAATGATATTAAGTCCATGTGAACGGTGCGGTGCCGTTGATTACGCAGTGGAGGAGAAAGACATCGTTGACGTTTTGGAGGATGCCGCAACACAGACAGACGCCATAGTTGAAGTGATATCTACCATGTCAGAAGAAAAATCAAAGCTCGCCTCTTTGGGAGGATTCGCAGCTTTCCTAAGATACAGACATGGATGA
- the porA gene encoding pyruvate ferredoxin oxidoreductase: MKTQVKQERTAMNGDEAVAFAVKQSDVDVVAAYPITPQTIIVEKFSEYVADGEVQTEFVCVESEHSAMAASVAASATGARVFTATASAGLALMHEMLFVASGCRTPVVMAVANRALSAPLNIHGDHSDSMAERDSGWIQIYVENAQEAYDSIIQAFRIAEDLNVTLPVMVGLDGFTLSHTLENVTVLSDEAAKDFVGERKFPLVATHEGKTAPFKLDPKNPMTMGPIALQNYYFEFKRQQEEAMKNALDVIQKVHAEYAAMSGRSYGDGLVEKYMLDDAEVVVVAAGSTAGTLKTVVDEVRETGMKVGLLRLRTFRPFPVQAIRDALKNAKIVGVMDKSMSFGGNGGALFHEIRHALYDAPSRPVIVDYIYGLGGRDTSPAGFKKIFEELAKNAYEDTVCQPVNFVGLRE; the protein is encoded by the coding sequence ATGAAAACTCAGGTTAAACAAGAACGCACCGCTATGAACGGCGACGAAGCAGTCGCGTTTGCTGTCAAACAGTCAGACGTTGATGTCGTAGCCGCTTACCCAATCACCCCCCAAACCATTATCGTAGAAAAGTTTAGTGAGTATGTAGCTGACGGCGAAGTTCAAACCGAATTCGTCTGTGTCGAATCTGAACACTCTGCTATGGCTGCTTCTGTAGCTGCTTCTGCAACAGGCGCACGCGTATTCACCGCCACCGCATCAGCAGGTCTAGCCCTGATGCATGAAATGCTCTTTGTAGCTTCTGGCTGCCGCACACCCGTAGTCATGGCAGTTGCAAACCGCGCATTATCCGCTCCGCTAAACATTCACGGCGACCACTCTGATAGCATGGCAGAACGCGACAGCGGCTGGATTCAAATCTACGTTGAAAACGCTCAAGAAGCCTACGACTCCATCATCCAAGCTTTTCGCATCGCCGAAGACCTAAACGTCACACTTCCCGTCATGGTCGGTTTAGACGGCTTCACTTTGAGCCACACCCTTGAGAACGTAACCGTGCTTTCCGACGAGGCAGCCAAAGATTTCGTAGGCGAACGCAAATTCCCGCTTGTAGCCACCCACGAAGGCAAAACCGCCCCCTTCAAGCTTGACCCCAAAAACCCCATGACTATGGGACCCATCGCACTGCAAAACTACTACTTCGAATTCAAGCGCCAGCAAGAAGAAGCCATGAAAAACGCCTTAGACGTCATCCAGAAAGTCCACGCCGAATACGCCGCAATGAGTGGTCGAAGCTACGGTGATGGTCTTGTTGAGAAGTACATGCTTGACGACGCCGAAGTCGTTGTTGTCGCTGCAGGCTCCACCGCGGGCACTCTAAAAACCGTAGTGGACGAAGTGCGCGAAACAGGCATGAAAGTCGGCTTGCTACGTCTGCGAACCTTCCGACCCTTCCCCGTCCAAGCCATACGCGACGCTCTCAAGAACGCTAAAATCGTTGGTGTCATGGATAAAAGCATGAGTTTTGGCGGAAACGGTGGCGCTCTCTTCCATGAAATACGCCACGCCCTCTACGACGCGCCCTCAAGACCCGTAATTGTGGATTACATTTACGGTTTAGGCGGCAGAGACACTAGTCCCGCAGGGTTCAAGAAAATCTTTGAGGAGCTAGCCAAGAACGCGTACGAGGACACTGTGTGTCAACCTGTAAACTTTGTAGGATTAAGAGAATAA
- a CDS encoding winged helix-turn-helix domain-containing protein, whose amino-acid sequence MDVEEVFSSKPRMRILKLINQLSELNVSHIAREIGLNFTATNRHLKLLEEEGILLQKTYGRIRLYRFNQASPKAVAVQELIDVWEQET is encoded by the coding sequence ATGGATGTTGAAGAGGTTTTTTCGTCCAAGCCGCGCATGAGAATCCTCAAACTTATCAACCAACTTAGCGAACTCAACGTCTCACATATCGCAAGGGAAATAGGGCTTAACTTCACCGCAACCAACCGTCACTTAAAACTCTTAGAAGAAGAGGGCATACTGTTGCAAAAAACGTATGGGCGAATTAGGCTCTACAGGTTCAATCAGGCTTCGCCTAAAGCCGTGGCGGTGCAAGAACTCATCGATGTTTGGGAACAAGAAACATAA
- the moaC gene encoding cyclic pyranopterin monophosphate synthase MoaC, with protein MTMVDVSDKNQVFREATACGTIRLKPETVKRIREEEIAKGDPLYTAKVAGILAAKRTSEIVPLCHPLPLTNVEVTAKVAGECMVEVTALVKTCAQTGVEMEALAAVSAALLTVWDMTKQYEKDAQGQYPSTAIEDIHVVKKVKRGKGDE; from the coding sequence TTGACTATGGTTGATGTTTCAGATAAAAACCAAGTTTTCAGGGAAGCAACTGCCTGTGGAACCATACGGCTCAAACCCGAAACCGTAAAACGCATCAGGGAAGAAGAAATAGCCAAGGGCGACCCCCTCTACACCGCAAAGGTTGCAGGCATACTGGCAGCGAAGAGAACTAGCGAAATCGTTCCTTTGTGCCATCCGTTGCCGTTAACTAACGTGGAGGTGACAGCTAAAGTCGCGGGCGAGTGCATGGTTGAGGTGACGGCTCTGGTGAAGACGTGTGCGCAAACAGGCGTGGAGATGGAGGCGCTTGCGGCGGTTTCGGCGGCGTTGCTGACGGTTTGGGACATGACCAAGCAGTACGAGAAAGACGCTCAGGGGCAGTACCCGTCCACGGCTATTGAGGACATACATGTTGTGAAGAAGGTTAAGCGGGGGAAGGGTGATGAGTGA
- a CDS encoding 2-oxoacid:acceptor oxidoreductase family protein produces MLEFRWHGRGGQGAWTASELLARTAIAEGKYIQSFPEFGPERMGAPVAAFTRISTEPIRIHCSVYDPDVVVVLDPTLLKTVPVTSGINSDEDIIIINSAEEPAKLKADLKIEKGAVWTVPATDIAVKILGQPITNTALLGVVARSTSVVSMDGIAETVKGKFRPDIAEKNIAVIKQAYEEAKA; encoded by the coding sequence ATGTTAGAATTCAGATGGCATGGTAGAGGAGGGCAAGGCGCATGGACTGCAAGCGAGCTTTTGGCACGAACAGCAATAGCCGAAGGCAAGTACATACAGTCTTTCCCCGAGTTTGGCCCCGAAAGGATGGGTGCACCCGTAGCGGCTTTCACGCGCATAAGCACCGAACCAATACGGATTCACTGCTCAGTATACGACCCTGACGTAGTAGTAGTCCTTGACCCGACATTGCTCAAAACTGTACCAGTCACCTCTGGAATAAACAGTGACGAAGACATAATCATAATAAACTCTGCAGAAGAACCTGCAAAACTAAAAGCAGACCTCAAAATCGAAAAAGGCGCGGTCTGGACAGTTCCAGCAACCGACATAGCCGTCAAAATTTTAGGTCAACCCATAACAAACACTGCCCTGCTAGGCGTTGTTGCACGTTCCACATCCGTGGTTTCCATGGACGGCATCGCAGAGACAGTTAAAGGCAAATTCCGCCCCGATATTGCCGAGAAAAACATTGCTGTAATCAAGCAAGCTTACGAGGAGGCAAAAGCATAA
- a CDS encoding GIY-YIG nuclease family protein has translation MSYYVYILLCEDGSFYTGYTKNVVNRAAQHANGTGARYTKMHKPKEIAYTEQFPTRSQAMKREKAIKKLSHEQKANLILQQKKGRE, from the coding sequence ATGAGTTACTATGTTTACATTTTGCTTTGTGAAGACGGCAGCTTCTACACGGGGTACACCAAAAACGTTGTCAACCGCGCCGCCCAGCACGCAAACGGCACTGGAGCTCGCTACACCAAAATGCACAAACCCAAAGAAATCGCATACACCGAACAGTTCCCCACCCGCAGCCAAGCTATGAAACGCGAAAAAGCCATCAAAAAACTAAGCCACGAGCAAAAAGCAAATCTGATCCTACAACAAAAAAAGGGTAGGGAGTAA
- the moaA gene encoding GTP 3',8-cyclase MoaA yields the protein MTLHDCYNRPLLNLRISITQRCNLKCIYCHREGEVKRANRSAEKMTRQEIVRIAQTAVDLGIKRIKLTGGEPLMRKDVVEVVRGIAGISGLKDLSMTTNGLMLKDMAVDLFAAGLKRINISLATLNPATYHRLTGGNVQDALAGVQAAVDAGFCPVKLNMVVLEDVNVGDIPDMITFAGQSGVTLQLIELDPINVSNTYYEKHHRFLDATEAMLEEKAVNVEIRPFMHNRKIYHLPKANVEVVHPIDNTDFCMHCTRMRVTSDGKLKPCLMRNDNLTDLLTPIRNGATDEELQNLFRRANQLREPYNKTQTQN from the coding sequence ATGACCCTACACGACTGCTACAACCGCCCCTTGCTAAACTTGAGGATTTCAATTACCCAGCGATGCAACCTAAAATGCATCTACTGCCACCGCGAAGGAGAAGTCAAACGCGCAAACCGCAGCGCTGAGAAAATGACCAGACAAGAAATTGTGCGCATCGCCCAAACCGCTGTGGACTTGGGAATCAAACGCATAAAACTCACAGGCGGCGAACCGCTCATGCGCAAGGACGTGGTGGAGGTGGTTAGGGGCATCGCGGGGATTTCTGGGTTGAAGGATTTGTCAATGACCACTAACGGCTTGATGCTCAAGGATATGGCGGTGGATTTGTTTGCGGCGGGTCTTAAACGCATCAACATCAGTCTGGCAACGTTGAATCCAGCTACGTATCACAGACTCACAGGCGGCAACGTGCAAGATGCTCTGGCGGGTGTGCAGGCGGCGGTGGATGCAGGGTTTTGCCCCGTAAAGCTAAACATGGTTGTTTTAGAAGACGTAAACGTAGGCGACATACCCGACATGATTACGTTCGCAGGGCAAAGCGGCGTTACGCTACAGCTCATCGAGCTAGACCCAATTAACGTGAGCAACACCTACTACGAAAAACACCACCGCTTCCTAGATGCCACCGAAGCTATGCTCGAAGAAAAAGCCGTAAACGTCGAAATACGCCCGTTCATGCATAACCGCAAAATCTACCACCTGCCAAAAGCCAACGTCGAAGTCGTCCACCCCATTGACAACACCGACTTTTGCATGCACTGCACCCGCATGAGAGTAACCAGCGATGGCAAACTCAAACCCTGCCTCATGAGAAACGACAACCTAACCGACTTGCTCACCCCAATAAGAAACGGCGCCACAGACGAAGAACTCCAAAACCTCTTCCGCAGGGCAAACCAGCTACGCGAACCCTACAACAAAACCCAAACCCAAAACTAA
- a CDS encoding 4Fe-4S binding protein, with amino-acid sequence MVDKNWKEIAPAGVSSKPSTQFLTGDWKTYTPVRDPEKCTTCLLCTIFCPEGAIHWKPETGELDFDLNYCKGCGICANECPTKAITMTIK; translated from the coding sequence ATGGTTGATAAAAACTGGAAAGAAATCGCGCCCGCAGGCGTTTCATCAAAGCCAAGCACCCAGTTCCTAACAGGCGACTGGAAGACTTATACTCCTGTGCGTGACCCCGAAAAATGCACCACCTGCCTGCTATGCACCATATTTTGTCCCGAAGGCGCCATACACTGGAAACCCGAAACTGGCGAACTAGATTTTGACCTCAACTACTGCAAAGGCTGCGGCATATGCGCGAACGAATGCCCAACCAAAGCAATAACCATGACCATAAAATAG
- a CDS encoding molybdenum cofactor biosynthesis protein MoaB, which yields MSESTKSHKAHAPKKLNFAVFTCSTSRYRALENGEDVKDVSGETIEFLLKKAGHSVLFKRVILDDQDMIAHAVKSVIDNQGLDAAVFCGGTGIAPTDVTIETITPFFDKTLPGFGEIFRRVTYDKRGSSALMTRATAGVAKGKALFCIPGSPDAVKFAVELLISPEAAHIVKHAREQRQL from the coding sequence ATGAGTGAGAGCACTAAGAGTCATAAGGCGCATGCCCCCAAGAAACTGAATTTTGCAGTTTTTACCTGCAGCACCAGCCGTTACCGTGCACTGGAGAACGGTGAGGACGTGAAAGATGTTTCAGGCGAAACCATAGAGTTCCTCCTCAAAAAAGCAGGGCACAGCGTCCTGTTTAAGCGCGTGATACTGGACGACCAAGACATGATAGCGCATGCCGTCAAAAGCGTCATAGACAACCAAGGCTTAGACGCAGCAGTATTTTGCGGCGGAACAGGCATAGCCCCAACCGACGTAACCATAGAAACCATAACACCATTTTTTGACAAGACCCTACCAGGATTTGGCGAAATCTTCCGCAGGGTAACCTATGATAAACGGGGCTCGTCCGCGTTGATGACGCGCGCAACCGCAGGCGTAGCCAAGGGCAAAGCACTGTTTTGCATACCAGGTTCCCCTGACGCAGTAAAGTTTGCAGTCGAACTGCTTATATCTCCTGAAGCGGCTCATATCGTCAAGCACGCTCGGGAACAACGGCAATTATGA
- a CDS encoding ORC1-type DNA replication protein → MKFRRSVFKDETKLDINYIPSRLPHREKEHRLLTEFFSFLTQFPERMAQRVIVTGEVGTGKTALCQRVGQDITSQARKNGVNVRYVHVNCREYRGKLSLIMQHAVAVLRPNFPKRGFSSEEILSALLQTLDEENMHMVLALDEFDSLIEAEGSDSVYNLTRMQEIRPEKPQRVSLLFIMRNLQATKKLDDSAKSTLQQNIIRLEAYDKEQLVDILNDRVAMAFEASTVAEDVVCLAADLAQGESGNARFAIELLWRAGKYADAEDLGDVTPECVRKAISSIIPTLQKGEVSNLGQHEKLFLLSVAEFFKENAKAYATLTELENEYGVICEEYEVEPVSHTQLWSYAKLLSALGVLRTVVSSEGARGRSTLVYLPSVSAEELAKTLRLILERERGA, encoded by the coding sequence GTGAAGTTTCGAAGGAGCGTATTCAAAGACGAGACGAAGCTGGATATAAACTACATACCTAGCCGTTTGCCTCACCGCGAAAAAGAACACCGCCTCCTCACAGAGTTTTTCAGTTTTCTCACCCAGTTTCCTGAACGCATGGCGCAGCGAGTCATCGTCACGGGGGAAGTGGGCACGGGAAAAACGGCGTTGTGTCAGCGTGTTGGGCAAGACATAACCAGCCAAGCCCGCAAAAACGGCGTAAACGTACGCTATGTTCATGTTAACTGCCGAGAATACCGTGGCAAACTCTCACTTATCATGCAGCACGCCGTAGCTGTTTTGCGCCCCAACTTTCCCAAACGCGGCTTCTCGTCTGAAGAAATTCTAAGCGCGCTTCTGCAGACGCTTGATGAAGAAAACATGCACATGGTCTTGGCGTTGGATGAGTTTGACAGCCTCATAGAAGCTGAAGGCTCAGACTCCGTCTACAACCTAACCCGCATGCAAGAAATACGCCCCGAAAAACCACAACGGGTCTCTTTGCTGTTTATTATGCGCAACTTGCAAGCCACCAAAAAACTCGACGACAGCGCCAAAAGCACCCTACAACAAAACATAATCCGCCTAGAAGCATACGACAAAGAGCAGCTAGTAGATATTCTTAACGACCGCGTAGCCATGGCGTTTGAAGCATCCACGGTGGCGGAAGATGTGGTTTGTTTGGCGGCGGATTTGGCTCAGGGCGAAAGCGGGAATGCACGGTTTGCTATAGAGTTGCTTTGGCGTGCAGGCAAGTACGCAGATGCGGAGGATTTGGGGGATGTGACTCCTGAGTGTGTGCGTAAAGCCATATCCAGCATCATCCCAACGCTGCAAAAAGGCGAAGTATCAAATCTGGGACAGCATGAGAAACTGTTTTTGCTCTCCGTAGCCGAGTTTTTCAAAGAAAACGCCAAAGCATACGCGACTCTAACAGAGCTGGAAAACGAATACGGCGTCATCTGTGAAGAGTACGAGGTAGAACCAGTTAGCCATACGCAGCTTTGGAGTTATGCCAAGTTGCTTTCGGCGTTGGGTGTGCTGCGAACGGTGGTTTCGTCTGAGGGCGCACGTGGTCGTTCGACGCTGGTTTATTTGCCGTCTGTTTCCGCTGAAGAGTTAGCCAAGACGTTGCGGTTGATTTTGGAACGGGAAAGAGGTGCCTAA